In a genomic window of Halalkalicoccus sp. CG83:
- a CDS encoding MFS transporter has protein sequence MRHERAVVLAVILSTFFVGFGGGVVFPILPNLGAVLGISPFLVGVILSTNRFVRVVANAPAGSLVDRIGTRTPFVAGLFVEGVATLGYILAMQSALPEAWFLLARVLWGVGSALVFATAYTIAADVSTGDSRGANMGVVRGGMTLGFPAGLVLGGVVSELFSIPAAFALAAAFALFASVLAYATIPETHVSDSNASVKPWEIETSVPALTVGAVNFGLYFAYLGALFSTLVLFLATNELAVLGYGPQASSGVLMAITVIAAAGFMFGGGVLSDRLGMRVPILIAFLTVSFAGFVLLATADSVVVLVAACVLIGTGQGGTSGPLIALLADLTPDERMGRAMGTNNVLGDVGGGLGPMISLPLVETLGFASIYAACAIVPLLAGFVLLYGVYVQTGSVSPRTSIGG, from the coding sequence GTGAGACACGAGCGAGCGGTCGTCCTCGCAGTCATCCTGAGCACGTTCTTCGTCGGCTTCGGCGGCGGCGTCGTCTTTCCCATCCTGCCGAACCTGGGGGCCGTACTCGGTATCTCGCCGTTTCTCGTCGGCGTCATCTTGAGCACAAATCGGTTCGTGCGTGTCGTCGCCAACGCTCCCGCCGGATCGCTGGTCGACCGAATCGGCACGCGAACGCCGTTCGTCGCCGGGCTCTTCGTCGAGGGCGTTGCCACCCTCGGTTACATCCTCGCGATGCAATCCGCGCTACCCGAGGCGTGGTTCCTGCTCGCGCGAGTCCTCTGGGGCGTCGGAAGCGCACTCGTGTTCGCGACAGCCTACACCATCGCCGCCGACGTGAGCACCGGCGATTCGCGGGGGGCGAACATGGGCGTGGTCCGCGGCGGGATGACGCTCGGCTTCCCCGCGGGGCTCGTCCTCGGCGGGGTCGTCAGCGAGCTGTTCTCGATCCCCGCGGCGTTCGCGCTCGCGGCGGCGTTCGCGCTGTTCGCGAGCGTACTCGCGTACGCGACGATCCCCGAGACCCACGTGAGCGACTCGAACGCGTCGGTCAAACCCTGGGAGATCGAGACCAGCGTCCCCGCGCTGACCGTCGGGGCGGTCAACTTCGGGCTCTACTTCGCCTACCTGGGCGCGCTCTTCTCGACGCTCGTGCTCTTTCTCGCGACCAACGAACTGGCCGTACTCGGCTACGGACCCCAGGCGTCCTCGGGCGTACTGATGGCGATCACCGTGATCGCCGCCGCGGGATTCATGTTCGGCGGGGGCGTGCTCAGCGATCGACTCGGCATGCGGGTGCCCATCCTGATCGCGTTTCTCACCGTCTCGTTCGCCGGCTTCGTTCTGTTGGCGACGGCCGACTCGGTCGTCGTTCTCGTCGCCGCGTGCGTCCTCATCGGCACCGGACAGGGTGGCACCAGCGGCCCGCTGATCGCACTGCTCGCGGACCTCACCCCCGACGAGCGGATGGGCCGGGCGATGGGGACGAACAACGTCCTCGGCGACGTCGGCGGCGGACTGGGCCCGATGATCTCGCTCCCGCTGGTCGAGACGCTCGGCTTCGCGTCCATCTACGCTGCCTGCGCTATCGTCCCGCTTCTGGCGGGATTCGTCCTCCTCTACGGCGTCTACGTCCAGACCGGCAGCGTCAGCCCCCGAACCTCGATCGGCGGGTAG